From the genome of Ectobacillus sp. JY-23, one region includes:
- the mraY gene encoding phospho-N-acetylmuramoyl-pentapeptide-transferase, with product MLEQGLFITIGLAFLIAVALSPIFIPFLRRLKFGQSIREEGPKSHQKKTGTPTMGGIVIFLSLMITTILMVAKFGKLNTETYLLLFVTFGYGLIGFLDDFIKVVMKRNLGLTSKQKLVGQISIAIVFFLFYQMYGFATDLRIPGTDLSIELSWGYFIFILFLLVGSSNAVNLTDGLDGLLAGTSAIAFGAFAMLAYYLGHYEVAIFCMAVVGAVLGFLVFNAHPAKVFMGDTGSLALGGAIAAVAILTKLELLLAIIGGVFALETLSVIIQVISFKTTGKRVFKMSPLHHHYELSGWSEWRVVVTFWFVGLLFAMLGIYIEVWM from the coding sequence ATGCTTGAGCAAGGCCTGTTTATTACAATCGGTTTAGCATTTTTAATAGCGGTTGCGTTATCGCCCATTTTCATTCCGTTTCTACGTCGTTTGAAGTTTGGACAAAGCATCCGTGAAGAAGGACCGAAATCACATCAAAAAAAGACTGGTACACCCACAATGGGTGGTATCGTCATCTTTTTATCACTCATGATTACCACCATATTAATGGTTGCCAAGTTTGGTAAGTTAAACACAGAAACGTATTTGTTATTATTTGTTACATTTGGGTATGGCTTAATCGGATTTTTAGATGACTTTATCAAGGTTGTAATGAAACGAAACCTAGGGTTAACGTCTAAACAAAAGCTTGTCGGGCAAATCTCGATTGCTATTGTATTTTTCCTATTTTATCAGATGTACGGATTTGCAACTGATTTACGAATACCAGGTACCGATTTAAGCATAGAATTAAGCTGGGGCTATTTTATTTTCATACTATTTCTGCTTGTCGGCTCATCTAATGCAGTAAATCTGACAGATGGACTAGATGGTTTGCTAGCTGGTACGTCCGCAATTGCTTTTGGAGCATTTGCGATGCTGGCGTATTATCTAGGGCATTATGAAGTAGCTATCTTTTGTATGGCTGTAGTAGGTGCTGTTCTTGGCTTTCTTGTTTTTAATGCGCATCCTGCCAAAGTGTTTATGGGAGACACAGGCTCTTTGGCGCTTGGAGGTGCGATTGCGGCTGTTGCCATTTTAACGAAGCTTGAGCTTCTTTTGGCTATTATTGGTGGTGTATTTGCACTAGAAACACTTTCGGTTATCATACAAGTTATTTCATTTAAAACAACAGGCAAGCGCGTATTTAAAATGAGCCCGCTTCATCACCATTATGAATTGAGCGGCTGGTCTGAATGGCGAGTGGTTGTTACGTTTTGGTTTGTTGGTTTGTTATTTGCAATGTTAGGAATCTATATTGAGGTGTGGATGTAA
- a CDS encoding stage V sporulation protein D produces the protein MRVSNVTVRKRLIFVLVFGLLIFTIIDIRLGYVQFALGKFLTDRAKDSWSRNIPFQPERGKILDRNDVELATNKSAPSILVVPRQIQDPAETAEKLSAVLGVPKEPVYKHVTAKASVEWLKPEGRKISHEKAKEIRALGLKGVYIAEDSIRYYPFGTYLSHVLGFAGIDNQGLLGLELSYNKELTGDKGYVRFYADAKGKRMPNVGDDYQAPESGLDLRLTIDSRVQTIMERELDVAQATYNPDSMIAIAMNPNTGEILGMSSRPNFDPANYKNVAPEVYNRNLPVWSTYEPGSTFKIITLAAAVNENLIDLHKDTFNDDGAAEVGGATLRCWKRSGHGHQTFLEVVQNSCNPGFVKMGDLLGKEKLFKYIHDFGFGQKTGIDLQGEGKGILFNLKRVGPVEQATTAFGQGVSVTPIQQVAAVAAAVNGGTLYQPYIAKEFIDPKTKQVVNRKTPVAKRKVISEETSKQVREALENVVAKGSGKGAYIDGYRVGGKTGTAQKVKDGRYMEGNYIVSFIGFAPADDPQVVVYVAVDNPKGTIQFGGVVAAPIVGNMLRDILPTLGVEPRKGGIEKELTWLDTPTIEVPDLVGMKTEELQEQLVDLKLEASGSGEKIIDQSPKPGVKVKQGSKIRIYLGD, from the coding sequence ATGCGCGTATCAAATGTAACTGTTCGTAAGCGATTGATTTTTGTGTTGGTTTTTGGGCTGCTCATCTTTACAATCATAGATATTCGCCTTGGCTATGTGCAGTTCGCACTTGGTAAGTTCTTGACGGACCGAGCCAAAGATTCTTGGAGTCGCAATATTCCCTTTCAGCCCGAACGAGGCAAAATTTTGGATCGAAACGATGTAGAGCTTGCTACAAATAAAAGTGCGCCATCTATTTTGGTCGTGCCCAGACAAATTCAAGACCCTGCCGAAACGGCAGAAAAGCTGTCTGCGGTGCTTGGGGTGCCGAAAGAACCTGTTTATAAGCACGTCACAGCTAAGGCATCTGTAGAGTGGTTAAAGCCGGAAGGGCGTAAAATTTCACATGAAAAAGCAAAAGAAATTCGGGCGCTCGGTTTGAAGGGTGTATATATTGCAGAAGATTCTATTCGATATTATCCATTCGGTACTTATTTATCGCATGTACTTGGGTTTGCTGGAATTGATAACCAAGGATTGCTGGGTCTTGAATTGTCTTATAACAAAGAGTTAACCGGGGATAAAGGGTATGTTCGTTTTTATGCAGATGCCAAAGGGAAACGCATGCCAAATGTTGGTGATGACTATCAGGCACCGGAAAGTGGCTTAGATTTAAGGCTAACAATTGACTCACGTGTACAGACCATTATGGAGCGGGAATTGGATGTAGCACAGGCTACCTATAATCCAGATAGCATGATTGCCATTGCCATGAATCCAAATACAGGTGAGATATTAGGAATGTCCAGCAGACCAAACTTCGATCCTGCAAACTATAAAAATGTTGCCCCTGAGGTATACAATCGTAACTTGCCGGTTTGGAGTACATACGAGCCTGGCTCGACTTTTAAAATTATTACCTTGGCTGCGGCAGTAAATGAAAACTTGATTGATCTTCATAAAGACACCTTTAATGACGATGGCGCTGCAGAGGTAGGTGGTGCTACATTGCGCTGTTGGAAACGAAGCGGTCATGGTCATCAAACCTTTTTGGAAGTGGTACAAAACTCATGTAACCCTGGCTTTGTAAAAATGGGAGATTTGCTCGGGAAAGAGAAACTCTTTAAGTATATCCATGATTTTGGTTTCGGACAAAAAACGGGCATTGACTTACAAGGAGAAGGTAAGGGAATTTTATTCAACTTAAAGCGAGTCGGACCTGTCGAGCAGGCAACAACAGCTTTCGGACAAGGTGTTTCTGTCACGCCAATTCAGCAAGTAGCTGCTGTTGCAGCTGCTGTAAATGGTGGCACTCTATATCAGCCATATATCGCAAAGGAATTTATCGACCCAAAAACAAAACAAGTCGTAAACCGGAAAACCCCTGTAGCAAAACGCAAGGTTATTTCCGAGGAAACGTCAAAGCAGGTTCGAGAAGCACTAGAGAACGTTGTTGCAAAGGGTTCAGGTAAAGGTGCGTATATTGATGGATATAGGGTTGGGGGGAAGACTGGAACGGCACAGAAGGTAAAGGATGGACGCTATATGGAAGGAAACTATATCGTGTCTTTTATTGGCTTTGCACCTGCTGATGACCCACAGGTTGTTGTATATGTAGCAGTCGACAATCCAAAGGGCACCATTCAATTCGGTGGTGTCGTAGCTGCTCCTATCGTTGGGAATATGCTGCGGGATATTTTGCCAACTCTTGGTGTAGAACCGCGCAAAGGCGGTATTGAGAAGGAGCTTACTTGGTTGGATACTCCAACAATTGAAGTACCGGACTTGGTGGGAATGAAAACAGAAGAGCTGCAAGAACAGTTGGTTGACCTTAAGCTTGAAGCAAGCGGTAGTGGAGAAAAAATTATTGATCAATCTCCTAAGCCAGGGGTAAAAGTAAAACAAGGTTCTAAGATCCGTATCTACTTAGGAGATTAA
- a CDS encoding UDP-N-acetylmuramoyl-L-alanyl-D-glutamate--2,6-diaminopimelate ligase, whose protein sequence is MELHTLLACLHDFPVLPAENPEITSIEMDSRQVKENSLFVCISGFTVDGHDYAEQAVAKGAAAIVAERPVAVAVPVILVKDSARALAALADAFYGHPTQHLHLIGITGTNGKTTTSHIIDSILREYGRKTGLIGTIHMKVDDEVIEVKNTTPDALTLQKTFGYMLEKGIDHAVMEVSSHALHLGRVHGCEYDVAVFTNLTQDHLDYHKTMDAYKHAKGLLFAQLGNSYRYPRYAVLNEDDPASADYKIATQATILTYGIHAESDIMAKHIEMTSSGTKFLLVTPRESMPVTMKLIGMFNVYNVLAAIGATLASGVPLATIVRAIEAISGVSGRFEIVDAGQPYAVVVDYSHTPDSLENALRTVAEIAHGKIYCVVGCGGDRDRTKRPLMAQIAVEYADYAVLTSDNPRSEDPQAILDEMTAGINDAKPYEVIVDRRQAIEHAVKSASAGDVILIAGKGHETYQIIGTEVFHFDDRAVAREAIEKRSGMSN, encoded by the coding sequence ATGGAGTTGCATACACTTTTAGCATGCTTGCATGATTTTCCTGTATTACCTGCGGAAAACCCAGAAATAACATCCATTGAAATGGATTCCAGACAAGTAAAGGAGAACAGTTTATTTGTTTGTATAAGCGGCTTTACTGTGGATGGCCATGATTATGCTGAGCAAGCAGTCGCCAAGGGGGCGGCTGCTATTGTAGCGGAACGACCAGTGGCAGTTGCTGTTCCGGTTATTCTTGTGAAGGATTCAGCACGGGCACTAGCCGCACTAGCAGATGCATTTTACGGACATCCCACACAGCATTTGCATCTAATCGGCATCACGGGAACAAACGGGAAAACAACCACATCTCATATTATCGATAGTATTTTACGAGAGTATGGGCGTAAAACGGGACTTATCGGTACGATTCATATGAAGGTTGATGATGAAGTAATAGAGGTGAAGAATACGACACCTGATGCTCTTACGTTACAAAAAACGTTTGGATATATGTTGGAGAAGGGAATTGATCATGCGGTTATGGAAGTTTCATCGCATGCCCTTCATTTAGGTCGTGTACACGGCTGTGAATATGATGTAGCGGTATTTACAAATTTAACACAAGATCATCTAGATTATCATAAAACAATGGACGCCTATAAGCATGCCAAGGGTTTGTTATTTGCACAGCTTGGCAATAGTTATCGTTATCCAAGATACGCCGTTTTAAACGAAGATGACCCGGCTTCGGCAGACTATAAAATTGCAACGCAAGCTACTATCCTTACATACGGTATTCACGCTGAAAGCGATATTATGGCAAAACATATTGAGATGACTAGTAGCGGCACGAAGTTTTTGCTAGTTACACCTCGTGAGTCTATGCCTGTTACAATGAAGTTAATTGGTATGTTCAATGTCTATAATGTTCTTGCTGCTATAGGAGCGACCCTTGCTTCGGGAGTTCCACTTGCAACGATTGTGCGTGCAATTGAAGCGATAAGTGGTGTGTCAGGGCGTTTTGAGATTGTAGATGCTGGACAGCCGTATGCGGTTGTTGTGGATTATTCCCATACGCCCGACAGCCTTGAAAACGCCCTTCGTACCGTTGCAGAAATTGCACATGGAAAAATCTATTGCGTTGTTGGGTGCGGGGGAGACCGCGATCGTACTAAGCGACCGCTCATGGCACAAATCGCTGTAGAATACGCGGATTATGCTGTTTTGACATCTGATAACCCACGCAGTGAAGACCCACAGGCTATTTTAGATGAGATGACTGCTGGCATAAACGATGCAAAACCTTATGAAGTTATTGTAGATCGTCGCCAAGCGATTGAACATGCAGTAAAATCGGCAAGTGCCGGAGACGTAATATTAATCGCTGGTAAAGGGCATGAGACGTATCAAATTATTGGAACAGAAGTATTTCACTTCGATGATCGTGCTGTTGCGCGCGAGGCAATTGAGAAACGCTCAGGTATGAGCAACTAG
- the murD gene encoding UDP-N-acetylmuramoyl-L-alanine--D-glutamate ligase: MKKISGYNGKNVLVLGIAKSGYAAATLLHKLGAHVIVNDYKPLEENPMAQALSRLGMKVVCGHHPLSLLDGTDLIVKNPGIPYTNVLLQAALQKDIPIITEVELAYEISEAPFIAITGSNGKTTTTTLIFEMLREGRKKPIIAGNIGTVACEVTQEAKPDEHVVIELSSFQLMGTRVFRPKIALFLNLFEAHLDYHGTKEEYGRAKANIFKNQNENDYSVINAEDPEVMKLAASTKGKRIYFSTKQSLPDGACIQDSQLIFCGEPIMPIQDIALPGEHNLENILAAVSAAKLAGVSNEAIQQVLKTFTGVKHRLQYVATVNNRKFYNDSKATNILATQKALSAFVQPVVLLAGGLDRGNEFDELIPYLQHTKAMVLFGQTADKLAKAADAAGIKAVKIVNNLEQAVQEAYTLSKEGDVVLLSPACASWDQFKTFEDRGDMFIQAVHKLV, encoded by the coding sequence TTGAAAAAGATTAGTGGATATAATGGAAAAAACGTATTGGTATTAGGGATAGCAAAAAGCGGATATGCGGCTGCAACGCTGTTGCATAAGCTAGGCGCTCATGTAATAGTCAATGATTATAAGCCATTGGAAGAAAATCCGATGGCGCAGGCGTTAAGTCGTTTAGGAATGAAGGTAGTGTGCGGTCATCATCCTCTTTCGTTGCTTGACGGAACAGATTTAATCGTGAAAAATCCAGGTATTCCGTATACAAATGTCTTGCTCCAAGCAGCATTACAAAAGGATATTCCGATTATTACAGAAGTAGAATTAGCTTATGAAATTTCAGAAGCACCTTTTATCGCTATTACAGGTTCTAACGGAAAAACAACAACTACTACACTTATTTTTGAAATGCTGAGAGAAGGACGGAAAAAACCAATTATTGCTGGCAATATCGGCACAGTCGCTTGTGAGGTTACGCAAGAAGCAAAACCTGATGAGCATGTGGTCATTGAATTATCTTCATTCCAATTAATGGGAACTAGAGTTTTTCGTCCAAAAATTGCTTTGTTTTTAAATTTATTTGAAGCCCATCTGGATTATCATGGCACAAAAGAAGAGTATGGTCGAGCAAAAGCAAACATTTTTAAAAATCAAAACGAAAACGATTATAGTGTGATTAATGCTGAGGACCCAGAAGTGATGAAGCTTGCAGCTTCTACAAAAGGGAAAAGAATATATTTTTCAACCAAGCAATCGCTACCTGATGGCGCTTGCATACAAGATAGTCAACTTATCTTCTGTGGTGAACCTATCATGCCCATTCAAGACATTGCACTTCCGGGGGAGCATAACTTAGAAAATATTTTAGCTGCAGTAAGTGCAGCGAAGCTTGCTGGTGTAAGTAACGAAGCTATTCAGCAAGTATTAAAAACCTTTACCGGTGTAAAGCATCGTTTGCAGTATGTAGCGACTGTAAATAATCGTAAATTTTATAATGACTCAAAGGCGACGAACATATTGGCCACACAAAAGGCTTTATCTGCTTTTGTACAGCCCGTTGTTTTACTTGCTGGTGGATTAGATCGAGGCAACGAGTTCGACGAACTCATTCCGTATTTACAACATACAAAAGCGATGGTGCTATTTGGGCAAACAGCTGATAAATTAGCTAAAGCAGCGGATGCTGCCGGTATAAAAGCGGTTAAAATCGTCAATAATCTCGAACAAGCTGTACAGGAGGCATATACGCTATCCAAAGAAGGAGATGTTGTCCTGTTGTCGCCTGCATGCGCCAGCTGGGATCAATTTAAGACTTTTGAAGACAGAGGAGACATGTTCATACAAGCCGTGCATAAGCTAGTATAA
- the murB gene encoding UDP-N-acetylmuramate dehydrogenase, translating into MEQLVKELHERNVGKVLVNEPLARHTTMKIGGPADIMVIPNSTEGVLNTLELVKQHGTKWTAIGRGSNLLVSDKGIEGVVIKLGEGLDHLEVEGTKVSVEGGYPLIKLATLLSRQGLAGLEFAGGIPGSVGGAVYMNAGAHKSDMSEIVTRALVMFENGDVEWLSNKELEFSYRTSVLQKKRPGIVLKAELQLQEGNRDEVFARIQQNKDYRRDTQPWNYPCAGSIFRNPLPHYAGNLVEKAGLKGYKIGGAQISSMHGNFIVNTGNATAQDVLDLIAFIQREIKEKFHVEMHTEVEIIGRQ; encoded by the coding sequence ATGGAACAATTGGTAAAGGAATTGCATGAAAGAAATGTCGGGAAGGTATTAGTAAATGAGCCTTTGGCGCGTCATACAACGATGAAGATTGGCGGACCGGCGGACATTATGGTTATTCCTAACAGTACAGAAGGTGTACTAAATACATTAGAGCTTGTAAAACAGCACGGTACAAAATGGACAGCGATTGGACGTGGTTCTAACCTCCTTGTGTCTGATAAAGGAATTGAGGGTGTTGTTATTAAACTAGGAGAAGGGTTGGATCACTTAGAAGTAGAGGGAACGAAGGTAAGCGTAGAGGGGGGGTATCCCCTTATTAAATTGGCGACTTTGCTGAGCCGTCAAGGGTTGGCTGGTTTAGAGTTTGCTGGCGGTATTCCTGGTAGTGTCGGGGGGGCTGTATATATGAACGCAGGGGCCCACAAGTCGGATATGTCTGAGATTGTGACACGTGCATTGGTTATGTTTGAAAATGGAGATGTAGAATGGTTAAGTAATAAGGAATTGGAGTTCTCTTATCGTACATCTGTCCTTCAAAAGAAACGTCCTGGTATTGTGCTGAAAGCAGAGTTGCAGCTACAGGAAGGAAATCGTGATGAAGTGTTTGCACGTATTCAACAAAACAAAGATTATCGACGTGACACACAGCCTTGGAATTATCCATGTGCAGGAAGTATTTTCCGTAACCCTCTTCCGCACTATGCCGGCAATTTAGTGGAAAAAGCAGGATTAAAGGGCTATAAAATTGGAGGAGCGCAGATTTCTTCTATGCACGGCAATTTTATTGTAAATACAGGAAATGCAACAGCCCAGGATGTGTTGGACTTAATTGCATTCATTCAGCGCGAGATTAAAGAAAAGTTTCATGTAGAAATGCATACAGAAGTTGAAATCATTGGAAGACAGTAG
- a CDS encoding penicillin-binding transpeptidase domain-containing protein has product MNTQARKFHMNTGAGCLAAIFCLLFFILVVRFLYIQIGKEAYGQSLEALAAAKHNQEGSITGVRGKIYDQHGEVLAQDASSYKLIAMLKGDEPIKDKEETAEKLATVLSLRKEEILDYLNKPLYQVEFGSAANNLTAEQKEQIESMKLQGLLFTEGKTRVYPNGDFASYVIGYAKAEENKKLKGQFGLEQALDKELQAENGKVAYKGDSRGLAYGKEDVIPAKNGNDVYLTLDQRIQSFLEEAMNKAAKQYEPSMLLGIVADPKTGKILAMSSKPSYDPNKRNISYFLNDPVSYAYEPGSTMKIFTLAAAVNEGVYNGQAFYQSGRYYVGKTPIRDHNGGDGWGSITFDEGVQRSSNVAFAILAQNSLGFDKYNQYLHKFHLYEKTGIDLPGEAKNTILFDKDIQKITTAFGQGSTVTPIQQIQAATAIANNGKMMKPYVIDKIVEPGTNKVLRQTTPEEVGQPITAESALKVRQLLETVVTSPKGTGTLYKIDGYPVAGKTGTAQIPGKDGKYMSGRENYIFSFLGMAPVEKPELLVYVAIKQPKLKDTEFGATPLSDIFKSVTKNSLQYLQIKPSQVKDVKKLAQRENVRVPGVQGQAMEAAKLLLEKEGLRPIVLGKDKVVSQSSAGRDVLKGDKVFLLGTENKMPNMGGWSIRDVMSLGDLLGVQVKISGSGYVTEQSIAEGTVVQNGAVLEVKLAPPIEPQATEEAPPAGT; this is encoded by the coding sequence ATGAATACGCAGGCAAGAAAATTCCATATGAATACAGGAGCAGGATGCTTAGCCGCAATTTTTTGCCTGCTCTTTTTTATATTGGTGGTTCGGTTTTTGTATATTCAAATTGGTAAAGAGGCATATGGGCAGTCACTGGAGGCTTTAGCTGCTGCTAAACATAACCAGGAAGGCTCAATTACAGGTGTGCGCGGGAAAATTTATGATCAGCACGGTGAAGTACTTGCACAAGATGCATCATCCTATAAGCTAATTGCTATGTTAAAAGGTGACGAACCGATTAAAGATAAAGAGGAAACGGCGGAGAAACTTGCTACCGTTCTTTCGTTACGCAAAGAGGAGATTCTTGATTACTTGAACAAGCCCTTATATCAAGTGGAGTTTGGATCGGCTGCTAATAATTTGACGGCTGAACAAAAAGAGCAGATTGAAAGTATGAAGCTACAGGGCTTACTGTTTACAGAAGGAAAAACACGTGTGTATCCAAATGGCGATTTTGCTTCATATGTTATTGGATATGCAAAAGCAGAAGAGAACAAAAAACTGAAAGGCCAATTTGGACTTGAACAAGCCTTGGATAAGGAATTGCAAGCTGAAAACGGTAAAGTTGCCTATAAAGGGGATTCCAGAGGATTGGCATACGGTAAAGAAGATGTAATACCTGCCAAAAACGGAAATGATGTGTACTTAACATTAGACCAGCGTATCCAAAGTTTTCTCGAAGAAGCGATGAACAAGGCTGCTAAGCAATATGAACCAAGCATGCTTTTAGGAATTGTTGCAGACCCCAAAACGGGCAAAATTCTAGCTATGTCTAGTAAACCAAGTTATGATCCAAATAAGCGCAATATCTCCTATTTCTTAAATGACCCAGTTTCATATGCATACGAACCAGGTTCTACAATGAAGATTTTCACACTGGCAGCCGCTGTTAATGAGGGTGTATATAATGGACAAGCATTCTATCAATCGGGGCGCTATTATGTTGGAAAGACTCCAATTAGAGATCATAATGGCGGTGACGGTTGGGGAAGCATTACCTTTGATGAAGGTGTACAACGCTCTTCCAATGTTGCATTTGCCATCTTGGCACAAAACAGTCTGGGCTTTGATAAGTACAATCAATATTTACATAAATTTCATTTGTATGAGAAAACGGGTATTGATTTGCCTGGTGAAGCAAAAAACACGATTTTATTTGATAAGGATATCCAAAAGATTACTACAGCATTTGGACAAGGATCCACGGTTACTCCAATTCAACAGATTCAAGCAGCTACTGCGATTGCAAACAATGGAAAAATGATGAAGCCCTATGTGATTGATAAGATTGTGGAGCCGGGCACAAATAAGGTTCTTCGTCAAACAACGCCGGAAGAAGTAGGACAACCGATTACAGCTGAAAGTGCACTTAAAGTGCGACAATTACTTGAAACAGTTGTTACTTCCCCAAAAGGAACAGGGACATTATATAAAATAGACGGCTATCCGGTTGCTGGAAAGACTGGTACGGCCCAAATACCTGGAAAAGATGGAAAATACATGTCCGGGCGTGAAAATTATATCTTTTCTTTCCTCGGAATGGCCCCTGTTGAAAAGCCGGAGCTTCTTGTTTACGTGGCGATTAAGCAGCCGAAGCTAAAGGATACGGAATTTGGTGCCACACCGCTTTCGGACATCTTTAAATCGGTGACAAAAAATAGCTTGCAGTATTTACAAATTAAGCCATCACAGGTTAAGGATGTAAAGAAACTAGCCCAGCGTGAAAATGTACGGGTGCCTGGCGTACAAGGACAAGCAATGGAAGCAGCAAAATTATTACTTGAAAAAGAAGGGCTTCGTCCCATTGTTCTAGGCAAGGATAAGGTTGTTTCTCAATCTTCTGCAGGTCGCGACGTATTAAAAGGAGATAAAGTATTCTTATTAGGGACTGAGAATAAGATGCCGAATATGGGCGGCTGGTCGATACGCGATGTGATGAGTTTAGGTGATTTATTAGGTGTGCAAGTAAAGATAAGTGGAAGCGGTTATGTTACAGAGCAAAGTATTGCTGAAGGAACTGTCGTTCAAAATGGCGCGGTATTAGAGGTTAAACTTGCGCCTCCTATTGAGCCGCAAGCAACTGAGGAAGCACCGCCAGCAGGGACTTGA
- the ftsL gene encoding cell division protein FtsL, translated as MSNLAVKYKKQPSGIEATQNASTSVQSAKVTVIEKVLYTAFVAFLLYVAIIFIGNKAALYEVNTEVSQLQKQIDKQLQTNSDLKAEVELLSRYERIAEVAGRLGMTIDANNVKGIGQ; from the coding sequence ATGAGCAATTTAGCCGTAAAGTACAAAAAACAACCATCCGGCATTGAAGCTACACAAAATGCATCCACATCTGTTCAGTCAGCGAAAGTCACAGTAATTGAAAAAGTATTGTATACTGCGTTTGTTGCTTTTTTATTGTATGTTGCTATCATATTTATTGGAAACAAGGCTGCTTTATACGAGGTGAATACGGAGGTTTCGCAGCTACAGAAGCAGATTGATAAGCAGCTGCAGACAAACAGCGATTTAAAAGCAGAAGTAGAACTGTTAAGTCGTTATGAGCGAATCGCTGAAGTAGCAGGGCGACTGGGCATGACAATTGATGCAAACAATGTTAAAGGGATTGGGCAATAA
- the spoVE gene encoding stage V sporulation protein E → MPTKKAPDFIIVVATLLLLTVGMIMVYSASAVWATYKFHDSFFFVKRQLLFAGVGIIAMGFIMRVDYWFWRQHAKTILLVCFALLVLVLIPGIGMVRGGARSWIGIGAFSIQPSEFMKFAMIIFLAKFLSERQKVITTFKRGLAPSLGIVFTAFGMIMLQPDLGTGTVMVGTCVVMIFVAGARIMHFAVLGMMGIGGFVALIASAPYRMKRITSYLDPWSDPLGSGFQIIQSLYAIGPGGLFGLGLGQSRQKFYYLPEPQTDFIFAILAEELGFIGGSFLLLLFSLLLWRGIRVALGAPDLYGTFLAVGIVAMIAIQVMINIGVVTGLMPVTGITLPFLSYGGSSLTLMLMGVGVLLNISRHSRY, encoded by the coding sequence TTGCCGACGAAAAAAGCCCCGGATTTCATTATTGTGGTGGCAACGTTGCTTTTGTTGACGGTAGGCATGATTATGGTATACAGTGCCAGTGCCGTATGGGCGACGTATAAGTTTCACGATTCCTTTTTCTTTGTAAAACGCCAGTTGCTTTTTGCTGGCGTTGGAATTATTGCAATGGGTTTTATTATGAGGGTTGATTATTGGTTTTGGAGGCAACATGCGAAAACCATTTTACTTGTTTGCTTTGCGCTCTTAGTACTTGTATTAATCCCTGGGATAGGGATGGTGCGCGGTGGTGCGCGGAGCTGGATCGGTATAGGCGCGTTCTCAATTCAGCCGTCAGAGTTTATGAAGTTTGCTATGATTATCTTTTTGGCAAAATTTTTATCCGAACGGCAAAAAGTAATTACAACTTTTAAGCGTGGGTTGGCTCCATCTTTAGGAATTGTGTTTACTGCATTTGGAATGATTATGTTGCAGCCGGATTTAGGAACAGGAACTGTTATGGTTGGAACTTGTGTTGTGATGATTTTTGTGGCGGGCGCCAGAATTATGCATTTTGCAGTGCTGGGGATGATGGGGATAGGTGGTTTTGTAGCGCTCATCGCTTCAGCTCCTTATCGTATGAAGCGAATTACATCCTACTTAGACCCATGGTCTGATCCGCTCGGAAGCGGATTTCAAATTATTCAATCGTTATACGCAATAGGTCCAGGTGGTTTGTTCGGTCTAGGTCTTGGACAAAGCAGGCAAAAATTTTATTATTTACCTGAACCGCAAACAGACTTCATTTTTGCTATTTTAGCAGAAGAGCTTGGATTCATAGGAGGTTCATTTTTATTGTTGCTGTTCAGTTTGTTACTATGGAGAGGGATTCGGGTGGCTTTAGGAGCCCCCGATCTGTACGGAACATTTTTAGCAGTTGGCATTGTAGCAATGATTGCCATACAAGTTATGATTAATATTGGGGTTGTTACCGGGCTGATGCCGGTAACAGGTATTACTTTGCCATTTTTAAGCTATGGTGGTTCGAGCTTGACATTAATGCTCATGGGTGTAGGTGTGCTTTTAAATATAAGCAGACATTCTCGTTATTAA